The genomic region taaaaagcaaggatgacgagaaggaagacattgcaagaagaaattgctcgaaacccaaaccaagagttactcctttggctctgaaagtatgctagatgaaacggcgtcgaaaaatcaagtgatctaggcttttgaatcactccaataggagtccggatgagaaaatgacgtccgttttacaatccgagctcaaccaaagaagctgtccgccaatccgctcgtcccctgagacaatCCGTTCGTCTTGCTCCCAATTCACTCATCTTCCCCTcaatacgctcggattcctgagacccaattcgctcgtcttccccacaagacgctcggattgttagacagaaagaaaagataaatacacagcctagaatccgagcgtcccgagaccaatccgctcggattctcttacagctcttacgttttcttctttctccatgaaagatgcgcatatttttcaaagaccggcgaaaaggagaccggagtctctcttgagaccggcgattccctacccaacaattagcattgttaaattactattttacccttgcttaacctaatgacgctctactatatataccccatttgtaatgaTCAAACAatgaagttttcattaggttaaatcaatccttctttagattagattaggagtagattagaatagattatcatttaatctttccacaaattacacattaatctttccttaattatttttcaagattattattgagtaattcaagtttattattgggtatttagaagattattgggtttattgggagattgacaaccttccatcaatcatcaagttcttctattattctttgcattattattttggaatctccataggtataattctcttaatccttgttttaattattgttaatctttcttacttgttcatcatgtttgactttgttagtatgattgacaaccttattaacatgttaaacttgataatgagtgagtagtctcttagctaggattaatgggtaattagggaaaccaacatggggattgattcatgcttaatctaatatgttcatataattaatttgcttgcttgttgtgatgtcaacctatgcacatgttatgtttgatgaaatgctaagcctatgaatccttgcatttacaaccatctcttatctattcaacttgacttgtaagacataaaccaactcgagtctcattagaccatgcatatagttggatagggaggattaagtcgacttgtaggtgttgtacaatctaatcgattcggctccgggacccaaaccttcctaggattgtaagatataaaccaacttgatccatcacaacaataattgcttgcatctagtaggaaacatgtttgtatgatcaacttccatgaatcccttatgaacccatgacatcctagtcttttagtcatttgtttacattttctagttcattgtttgctttactttgttactttcactagtttagaatacaactacaaaccccatcaattgtgacactagcacaaattgtgatagatagacttagaacccaaagcacaccgtcccatggattgacctcgacttaccactaactagtagtttgttgagtattataaatgtgtttgattgggagacccgacgacatcacccacatcaataTGTAAACACAGTTGTTGAACTGCGTAAGCAATGTCGGGTCGGGTAAAGGTGAGGTATTGGAGAGTGCCGACAAGGCTATGATATAAAGTGGGGTCGGCAACCGAGGGGCCAGAAGTTGCACTTAGCTTGGCATTAGTATCAACGGGTGTTTGAGAAGGCTTACAATTTGTCATTTTAGCACGAGCCAAGATATCGTCTGCATATTTCTTTTGAGAaaggaaaagcccatccttagtGCGGGAGACAGAGATACCCAAAAAATAGCTGAGAGAGCCCAAATAAGTCATAGAGAATTCCGAGCCAAGGCGAGTAATAATATTCTAGCACAATGTATCAGACGAGGAAACCAGAATAATGTCGTCCACATAGAATAATATATAAGCTGTGTCCTTTGCAGTATGAAGGACAAAGAGAGAGTGATCCATCTTACTATGAGTGAAGCCAATAGTAGTCACAAATGTAGCAAACCGGTGATACCAAGCCCGAGGTGCCTCTTTAAGACCATACATAGACTTTTTCAACAAATAGACATAATTAGGATGAGCACGATCACGAAAACCCGGGGGTTGGTGCGTATAAACCGTCTCGGCTAAGTGACCATGTAAAAAAGCATTTTTCACGTCTAGTTGATGAATGGACCAATGGTTGGATATGGCAATACTGGGTACGGTCCGGATGGTGGCGGGTTTGACGACAGGGCTAAACGTTTCGTCGCAATTCCAACCTGTTGAGACCTGCCATTGACAACAAGACGGGCTTTGTACCATTCCAAATCACCGTTAGATTtaaatttatgtttaaataaCCACATACAACGGATTACATTTATATCAGATGGCCTAGGAACCAGGACCCACATGTTATTTTTAATTAGAGCATTATATTCGTCGGTCATGGCCTGTTTCCAATGAGGTTCGTTAAGGGCGGCAATGGGATTCGGTAGTATAGGGGAGAGGTCATTGGTGGTGCACAGGTCAGTGACAGCACGGGGTTTGAAAATCCCGTGTTTGCTGCGGGTTTGCATCGGAGGAGAAGAGGGCTGGTGTGAGGCAGAAGGGTCTGGTTGGTGAGGTGTTGTCGTGGCAGAGGGGTCTGGTTGGTGGGTTGTTGGCGTGGCAGAGGGGGCTGGTTGGTGGATTGGTGTCGTGGCAGATGGAGCTGACAGGGAGCAGGAGCTGGTTGGGCTAGTTGTTTAGGGGCAATGGCAGGGGTCGTGGTGGTGTTGATTGGTGGTGGGCATGGGCGGCGTGAGTTTTTCACGCAAAGGGGCAGCAGAGCGGGTTAGGTGGTGTTGAAGGTAAGGTGATGGTTCAGGATCGAGGAAAGCATATGAGGTAGGAGACGGGGTAGGCGTGGTGTGAAAAAGGAAGACAGTTTCGTCGAACGTGACGTGACGAGATATAAGGACCTTACGGGAGGACAACTCGAGACATAAGTAGCCGCGGTGATCTGACGGAAAACCAAGAAAGACACACGAGGTGGATCGGGGCTCGAGTTTGTGAATAGAAGTGGATAGGATGAGAGGATAGCAAAGGCAACCGAACACGCGAAGATGAGAATAGGATGAAAGTTTAAGGTAGAGACTTTGAGTAGGGGAGACAAGTCGATTTGCTTTGCTGGGAGTGATGTTATGGAGGTAAGTGGCCATAGCAAGAGCGTAGGGCCAGAGGGACGGGGGGACATGAGAGTGGGCAAGGAGAGTGCGAACTATATTGTTAATTTTGCGAATTTTTCTTTTGGCTTTCCCATTTTGACTGGAAGTATGAGGACAGGAGAATCTGAATTGGATGTCGTGGTCGTTAAATAAAGTGTGATATGATTTATTATCAAATTCGCGACCATTGTCACATtgaaaatttttaattttccgATTAAATTGATTTTGAATTAGAGTGTGGAATTGTTGGAATAGGGAGAAGACTTGCGATTTGTTTTTAATGGGAAAAGTCCAAAGAAAATTTGTAAAATCATCTAAGAAAAGTAACTAATAGCGGTGGCCTAAATTACTAACTACATGCGAGGTCCATAAATCACTGTGAACAATATAAAATGGCAAGTAAGTTGTATATTGAGACGGAAAGAAAGGCAGCCTAGTATCTTTGCCGAGTTCACAAGCGTGACAAAGCTGTGCGCTAGGCAGCTTATTACAAGAAATAGTGTTGCTATTATGAAGTAAAGAAAAAATATGAGGCCCGGGATGACCGAGGCGGGAGTGCCATAGGGTGGGAGTGATGGCAGAAAAAGCGACAAAAGAGCAAGGAGCAGCTGGTTTGGTGGAGGTGAGAGGGTATAGATCACCGCTGCTACTGCATCTCATAAGATGCGTCCCCATCCGAAGGTCCTTCACAGTAAAACCAAACGGGTCAAATTCCATAGAAACATTATTGTCAGTAGTAAATTATCTGACAGATACATGATTTTTGACCAAGGCGGAGGCATGAAGGACATTGGTGAGTCGTAAAGGAGGTAGGGGACGGGATAAAATTTTATGACCACAACCTTTAATTGGAACATGGTGACCATTACCAACGATTATATGGCGGGGATTGCTCAAATTAAAATAAGACGTGAGAGTATCAGAGTACCAGAGTCGGAGGTCATGTGAGCGGATGCGCCCGTATCCATGTACCATGAAACATCGGGTTGCTGAAGAGACATTGATTGCATCGCTGCTGCAAGCTCCGTTGGGTAATACGTCTGGGGAAACTGAGCAGGAGGAGGAGTAGGCTGTTGTACCATGAATGCCTGCTAGGGTCGGGGCCCAAGGATGCCAGGGCTGGAATTCGGTGGAGGAGCCCACCCTTGCATAGGATATGGGCAAGGAGGAGCCTGCCACGAGCTTTAGAGGGTGCCTTGTGGAATCTAGACCTAGTGGCCTAAGGAGGACGGAGCAGGGGCAGAAGCAGGTTGTTGCTGCTGGTTGCCACGGTTACCATCATGGGAGTAAGAGTAATTTCGAGAGCCACATGACCCACCCCCTCTACCCTTACCACGATTGTTGTAGGCGCGGTTGTTACCGCGTCCACGACCATTGTTTTGTCGAGTATTGGGCGTGGTGTTTTGGGCAGGAGGAGTGGTGTCAGAGTCATCGCCATCAGTAGGGGCGTAGGTGGCAGTGAGGGCGGCAGAAGCAGAGGAAGAACCAGACTTGGCTTTGCGGGTCTCCTCAAGGGCAAGCATAGACCGAGCCTTGAAGAACGGAGGAAGGGGGTCACTCTTTTCAACGAGGGTAGCAATGCTATCATACCCATCCGAGAGATTGGTGACCATATGAAGAACAAGACGATCACCGGAGACCGGTGAGCCGGTGTTCTTAGTTGGCCAACGAGACATTTTAGGGCCTGACAATAAGAGGAGACATTAGGGAAATTATCCATGTGAGTGGTTGAGAATTGTTGCTCGAGGAGGACCGCGCGGGAATGCTTGTTGTCATTGAAGAGGGCTCGGATGCGTTCCTAGGTTTTTTTGGCTGTGGATCTGCTTTCAACCACAGTTTGGAAAAGATCGTTGGAGATGGTAGCATATAGCCATTGTTTGACAATGGCATCAAGTCGATTCCATAAATTCTGGTCGACATCAGGACAAGGGGGATCATCCTTGGAAGGGTCAATCAGGTGGTGGTGGACCTCAAAAGCTCTGGCCGTATTTAGGAATAGTTCGGCCCAGAGGTCGTATTGAACAGTTTCCAGCTCAAGCACTAGGGCGACATGGTTTTTGATGGATGTGACGCCAAAGGCAGGGTGGAAAGGAGCTTTGTCAGTCGCTTTGTAGGAGGAAGGTGCCATGacaagaaattgaaaaaaaaaggagagcTTTTGAGGGCTAGGGTTTTTGGACTCCTGATACCATAAAAGATTGTAATCCCTTGGATTGCATTCAATCAGAACAAACGTATATATATACAAGAGTATGTGTGTAAACTACCATCCTACAAATAAGGCAATACAAATAAACATACGGGAAACAATATCAactagaatattctagaatagCTACTAGAATATTTACATATTCTATTAAAAATAACAACATATTATGCACTTTTTTTATTATGTGCGCTTACATAAAAGATCGATGTTTGCCGGCAAACGTATCTGTGCCGGTACTCGTGACGAAAAAAATGACCAAAGCGGAAGTAATTACTCTTTGAACAACACTaaacgtatagacggatagtgcccgtctataatgagaatttgtgaaacaTAATATGGTATTATTTGTCATGTTTGGTCAAAGTGGACCCATTGGAAGGGTAATACTTTGCTTAGAAGCATAACTACTAGGGATTAACAACTAACATGTTAAAGCTTCAACAGGTTGATCATGTCTGATTTTTGTGTATTTAGAGACTTTTAGAGAGCAAACAGACAGACATACCTCTCGAGGCATGAGCGACTTGGGGATAACTCTGCATAAATAAACAGTAACATGACAAAACTTATTAATAACTTCACAAATTGAAATGCAACTCCCTTCACcaattattaataaaaaaattgctACCATACTTTCCTCACTCATTATGTTtccttaattcatttttatttcCTCTTTAATCAATCATTTGACCTTCATATTTCCGTAAAGGAAACATCTTGATCCACTACCTCAtctcaaaacaaaacggttttacATGGAAAATTATACTATCTCttaattatataattaaatactACCCCCTCCGTCCCGGTTAATTGCTGTCCTTTGGTTTgccacaaagatcaaggaaaaagtaaggagtcaattactaaatgacaagtgaaacaaattgagggtgaatgatcaaattgctcatcaagttcattcttaaaatagaaaggacaacaaatgactgagacaccccaaaatggaaaaggacaacaaatgaccgggacagagggagtataatttatacaaaatataaaaaaaggcataaaaaataTCGGAAGGTCAACTTATAATCACGAAGAGAATAGAAAATTTACAATCTTTTACTCGGATCTTTTATTCAATAGATTCTTTACGTTTAATTGAATGAATTTAAAGTCTTAATAAGTATCGAATTTTGGAGATAATATAGTAGTATAGGAAATAAATAAATTTTGTGAGATAGTGTAACTCACCCAATAACATGGCGACCTCCACTATGAACAGCTTGAGAAACAAGACCCATTAATCCAATGCTTCCACCTCCATAAACCAAGTCAATGTTCCTTGACACCTGAATTTCACAATTATCCCCAATCAACACCAATTAACAAAAATCAATGTATTTCTTCATAAGTGTTGGAAATAGAGGCTTTGAGAGCCTTTTCTCTTGGTTtccatttgtcccacattggtgaggaagtgggtgttttatgggtttatataacaccccttcccttaccttatcactagtggtcatggggagtcttttgtagagactttgcgaggtgcttaatttagctcgcacacgcgcgcgcgtgcccgtgcccgtgcccgagcccggcccggcccggatcgggattcgggatttggcaatcgcctgcggcgggcttgGCCTATCTTTTTGGATTCGAGTTTGTTTTTGGTTGTGTGCAGTTTCTGTCCAGATTCATCTGTTGAATCAGTCAGTCAATGACTGTTAGTGGGTGAGATAATTTCTCCCCACTACCAGCCTTGACTCCTGTTTTGCTGGAGTCGGTTTCTGGCCCTTCTGCTATTATAAATAGCAGCCCTCACTGCCACAATAATCATCAAC from Silene latifolia isolate original U9 population chromosome 3, ASM4854445v1, whole genome shotgun sequence harbors:
- the LOC141649107 gene encoding uncharacterized protein LOC141649107 gives rise to the protein MAPSSYKATDKAPFHPAFGVTSIKNHVALVLELETVQYDLWAELFLNTARAFEVHHHLIDPSKDDPPCPDVDQNLWNRLDAIVKQWLYATISNDLFQTVVESRSTAKKT
- the LOC141647661 gene encoding cytokinin riboside 5'-monophosphate phosphoribohydrolase LOG3-like, which gives rise to MEGANEIIKQQSKFKRICVFCGSSQGRKTSYQDAATQLGKELVSRNIDLVYGGGSIGLMGLVSQAVHSGGRHVIGVIPKSLMPREVCLSVCSLKVSKYTKIRHDQPVEALTC